The Palaemon carinicauda isolate YSFRI2023 chromosome 43, ASM3689809v2, whole genome shotgun sequence genome window below encodes:
- the LOC137633507 gene encoding keratin-associated protein 6-1-like has translation MCMAKSMSMAIAMAMSMSRAMAMDAMAMAMAITMATSFGYSYVYVYGYCYDYVYGYGYGYIYVYVYVCVYGYVSVYGYDSGYIYGYGDGHVSDYGNGYGNVYRFGYGYGYGNVYGYGYYYGYGYVYVKVNVNVSVYGHGYGYGYGCLCL, from the coding sequence ATGTGtatggctaagtctatgtctatggctattgctatggctatgtcgatgtctagggctatggctatggatgctatggctatggctatggctataactATGGCTACATCATTCGGCTacagctatgtctatgtctatggctattgctatgactatgtctatggctatggctatggctatatctatgtctatgtctatgtctgtgtctacggctatgtctctgtctatggctatgactctggctatatctatggctatggcgatGGCCATGTCTCTgactatggcaatggctatggaaATGTCTATCGctttgggtatggctatggctatggcaatgtctatggctatggctattactatggctatggatatgtctatgtcaaggtcaatgtcaatGTCAGTGTCTATgggcatggctatggctatggctatggctgtctatgtctatga
- the LOC137633506 gene encoding keratin-associated protein 21-1-like — translation MSISMALAMAMSMAMSMSMSVYHGHVYVYVYIYNYGYVNGYGYVHGYVYGYVYVYGSGYGYGYVYVYGYGYDYGYSSGYVYVYGKGYCYGYSSVYIYCYVYVYASLSMSMSMSMAIARAIALSMSMASYGYGFGHSDGKGNSNIYGYAYVLAYGFVSGYVYGYIYVYGYSYGNG, via the exons atgtctatatctatggctttggctatggcaatgtctatggctatgtctatgtctatgtctgtctaccATGGCcatgtttatgtctatgtctacaTCTACAACTATGGCTACGTCAATGGCTATGGATATGTccatggctatgtctatggttatgtctatgtctatggctctggctatggctatggctatgtctatgtgtatggctatggctatgactatggctatagctctggctatgtgtatgtctatggcaagggctattgctatggctatagcTCTGTCTATATTtattgctatgtctatgtgtatgcctctctgtctatgtctatgtctatgtctatggctattgctagGGCTAttgctctgtctatgtctatggcta GCTACGGCTACGGCTTCGGCCACAGCGATGGCAAGGGCAACAGCAACATCTATGGCTACGCCTATGTCTTGGCCTATGGCTTTGTCtcaggctatgtctatggctatatctatgtgtatggctatagctatggcaaTGGCTAa
- the LOC137633508 gene encoding keratin-associated protein 6-2-like — protein sequence MARAMSVYVYGYVYVYGYSYIYVYNGSGYGYDYGYIYGYGDGHFSDYGNGYGYVYGFGYGYGFVYVSGYSYAYGYVYPGYVHGIGYVYIQDYVYVYGYGYGYIYVYIYSYGYGYGHVYGFGYGYGYGYGYALGYGSVYIYG from the exons atggctagggctatgtctgtctatgtctatggctatgtctatgtctatggctatagctatatcTATGTCTACAATGGCTCTGGTTATGG ttatgactatggctatatctatggctatggcgatGGCCATTTCTCTgactatggcaatggctatggctatgtctatggctttgggtatggctatggctttgtctatg tCTCTGGCTAcagctatgcctatggctatgtctACCCTGGCTATGTCCATGGAATTGGCTATGTCTATATCCaagactatgtctatgtctatggctatggctacggctatatctatgtctatatctaca gctatggctatggctatggccatgtctatggctttggctatggctatggctatggctatggctatgcctTAGGTTATGGCTCTGTTTATATctatggctaa
- the LOC137633509 gene encoding keratin-associated protein 6-2-like, with amino-acid sequence MAIAMAMAMSMAMAMAMAMFMAMAMAMSISMARAMVMSVSMAMNNGYGYGYVYGYVSGSGYVYIYGFGYGNVYGYVYVYVYVYHGHVYVYVYSYNYGYVNGYGYVHGYVYGYGYGYVYVYGYGYDYGYSSGYVYVYGYGYGFGNSDGKGNSNIYGYGYVLAYGFVSGYVYGYIYVYGYSYGNG; translated from the exons atggctatagctatggctatggcaatgtctatggctatggctatggctatggctatgtttatggctatggctatggcaatgtctatttctatggctagggctatggttATGTCTGTCTCTATGGCTATGAAcaatggttatggctatggctatgtctatgggtatGTCTCTGGCTCTGGCTATGTTTAtatctatggctttggctatggcaatgtctatggctatgtctatgtctatgtctatgtctaccatggccatgtttatgtctatgtctacaGCTACAACTATGGCTACGTCAATGGCTATGGATATGtccatggctatgtctatggctatggctatggctatgtctatgtctatggctatggctatgactatggctatagctctggctatgtgtatgtctatg GCTACGGCTACGGCTTCGGCAACAGCGATGGCAAGGGCAACAGCAACATCTACGGCTACGGCTATGTCTTGGCCTATGGCTTTGTCtcaggctatgtctatggctatatctatgtgtatggctatagctatggcaaTGGCTAa
- the LOC137633510 gene encoding serine-rich adhesin for platelets-like, with translation MSMSTGMAMSMAMAMAISMALAMALVMSMPIAMAMSMSIAMAMAVVMSTDTATAMDKSMTTATATATAMARSTSMSMTIAMVSAMFMAMAMSLAMPIAMAMALDMSIALSMSMAMANSMDAMAMAMAMAMAIAMAMSMSMSMAMSRSMSMAMAMPKSDYMHGSGYVYVYVCLSMSMSMALCYGNSYSYGYGFGYGNGYGHVNDYAMSMSMARSMSRAKDMAMALAMSMSLAMAMSTTMAMCKAMAIAISMSMALVMTIAMSMSMSMAKAMSMFTMAMAMAMAMSMCMAMSMSMAMAMTLAMTMDGYVYVFGCGYCNCYG, from the exons atgtctatgtctacgggtatggctatgtctatggctatggctatggctatatctatggcatTGGCTATGGCTCTGGTTATGTCTATgcctattgctatggctatgtctatgtctatagctatggctatggctgtagTTATGTCCACGGATACGGCTACAGCTATGGATAAGTCTATgactacggctacggctacggctacggccATGGCTAGGTCTacgtctatgtctatgactatagCTATGGTTTcggctatgtttatggctatggctatgtctctggctatgcctattgctatggctatggctctggataTGTCTAttgctctgtctatgtctatggctatggctaactctatggatgctatggctatggctatggctatggctatggccattgctatggctatgtctatgtctatgtctatggctatgtctaggtctatgtccatggctatggctatgcctaAGTCTGACTATATgcatggctctggctatgtctatgtttatgtctgtctgtctatgtctatgtctatggctttgt GCTACGGCAAcagctacagctatggctatggctttggctacGGCAATGGCTATGGCCACGTCAATGActatgctatgtctatgtctatggctaggtCTATGTCTAGAGCTAAggatatggctatggctctggcaatgtctatgtctctggctatggctatgtccacAACTATGGCTATGTGTaaggctatggctatagctatatctatgtctatggctttagTTATGActatagctatgtctatgtctatgtctatggctaaggctatgtctatgtttaccatgg ctatggctatggctatggctatgtctatgtgtatggctatgtctatgtctatggctatggctatgactctgGCTATGACTATGGatggttatgtctatgtctttgGCTGTGGCTATTGCAATTGCTATGGCTAA
- the LOC137633512 gene encoding serine-rich adhesin for platelets-like, whose product MSMSTGMAMSMAMAMAISMALAMALVMSMPIAMAMSMSIAMAMAVVMSTDTATAMDKSMTTATATATAMARSTSMSMTIAMVSAMFMAMAMSLAMPIAMAMALDMSIALSMSMAMANSMDAMAMAMAMAMAIAMAMSMSMSMAMSRSMSMAMAMPKSDYMHGSGYVYVYVSMSLSMDMAMAWSVSLAMATSMSMAMALAMSMSMAMAMSMCYGNSYSYGYGFGYGNGYGHVNDYAMSMSMARSMSRAKDMAMALAMSMSLAMAMSTTMAMCKAMAIAISMSMALVMTIAMSMSMSMAKAMSMFTMAMAMAMAMSMCMAMSMSMAMAMTLAMTMDGYVYVFGCGYCNCYG is encoded by the exons atgtctatgtctacgggtatggctatgtctatggctatggctatggctatatctatggcatTGGCTATGGCTCTGGTTATGTCTATgcctattgctatggctatgtctatgtctatagctatggctatggctgtagTTATGTCCACGGATACGGCTACAGCTATGGATAAGTCTATgactacggctacggctacggctacggccATGGCTAGGTCTacgtctatgtctatgactatagCTATGGTTTcggctatgtttatggctatggctatgtctctggctatgcctattgctatggctatggctctggataTGTCTAttgctctgtctatgtctatggctatggctaactctatggatgctatggctatggctatggctatggctatggccattgctatggctatgtctatgtctatgtctatggctatgtctaggtctatgtccatggctatggctatgcctaAGTCTGACTATATgcatggctctggctatgtctatgtttatgtct ctatgtctttgtctatggatatggctatggcttgGTCTGTATCTCTGGCTATGGCTacatctatgtctatggctatggctctggctatgtctatgtctatggctatggctatgtctatgt GCTACGGCAAcagctacagctatggctatggctttggctacGGCAATGGCTATGGCCACGTCAATGActatgctatgtctatgtctatggctaggtCTATGTCTAGAGCTAAggatatggctatggctctggcaatgtctatgtctctggctatggctatgtccacAACTATGGCTATGTGTaaggctatggctatagctatatctatgtctatggctttagTTATGActatagctatgtctatgtctatgtctatggctaaggctatgtctatgtttaccatgg ctatggctatggctatggctatgtctatgtgtatggctatgtctatgtctatggctatggctatgactctgGCTATGACTATGGatggttatgtctatgtctttgGCTGTGGCTATTGCAATTGCTATGGCTAA
- the LOC137633511 gene encoding glycine-rich protein-like, protein MSMSMCMAMSMSLAMSMSVSMAMAMALFLAMSMTMAMAMAFSGYSYAYGYVYPGYVHGIGYVYIQDYVYVYGYGYGYIYVYIYSYGYGYGHVYGFGYGYGYGYVYGYGYALGYGSVYIYG, encoded by the exons atgtctatgtctatgtgtatggctatgtctatgtctctggctatgtctatgtctgtgtctatggctatggctatggctctgtttctggctatgtctatgactatggctatggctatggcattcTCTGGCTAcagctatgcctatggctatgtctACCCTGGCTATGTCCATGGAATTGGCTATGTCTATATCCaagactatgtctatgtctatggctatggctacggctatatctatgtctatatctaca gctatggctatggctatggccatgtctatggctttggctatggctatggctatggctatgtctatggctatggctatgcctTAGGCTATGGCTCTGTTTATATctatggctaa
- the LOC137633514 gene encoding keratin-associated protein 6-1-like gives MSMSMSMGMALAMAISMSMAMAMSVAMSKSMSMAMAMAMSMSMAMAISISIYAYGYVYPGYVHGIGYVYIQDYVYGYGYGYIYVNIYSYGYGYGHVYGFGYGYGYGYGYVYGYGYALGYGSVYIYG, from the exons atgtcaatgtcaatgtctatgggcatggctttggctatggctatatctatgtctatggctatggctatgtctgtagcTATGTCTAAGTCCatgtccatggctatggctatggctatgtctatgtctatggctatggctatatctatatccat ctatgcctatggctatgtctACCCTGGCTATGTCCATGGAATTGGCTATGTCTATATCCAagactatgtctatggctatggctacggctatatcTATGTCAATATCTACA gctatggctatggctatggccatgtctatggctttggctatggctatggctatggctatggctatgtctatggctatggctatgcctTAGGCTATGGCTCTGTTTATATctatggctaa